Part of the Kwoniella shivajii chromosome 1, complete sequence genome, AACCATTTGCTGATCCTGTGATACCTgcaatttcttcatctgtgaCTCCGAGTTCATCTTGCAAGACACGAGCTTTCTCGAGTTCCCAATTTTGAAGTATACGTTGTTGGAATTGCTTTTGGAATGAATTGATCGTCTGTAACAATCATATTGTAAGCGTTTGTACCCTCGACACACTTCCCGAAGTAGATGAGTATTCATATATCTGGCTCATTTTGAGGAAAATGGTGCCAATACTTACCCTTTGTCTTTGAACCTCTATTCCGCCGAGAATGACCATCTCATGCCAATTTCTGCCCCAAGCGCCAATATCACCGTCTCCGATAGCGTAAGAAGGGCCCATATCTCCCAATGGCTCTAATCTCGATTGTTGAGGTGGCTGTCTCCTTCGTCTTGGTCGAGCGGATGGTTCGGCGGCATTGGGCAATTGTGATATGTTGTGAGTGAGCTGAGAAGTGTTGACGCCAAGGTTTGAGAGAAGGTTGAAGCTATAAATTCATGATGCGGGTGATTAGCGTAATATATCATATGGTCAGACTGCTTTCATTGGCAAGAGTGCGTAGATGAAATCCCTCATTCTCAAGAAAGTCATCCACATTTCTTGGTGACGTTCAATTATTGTCATCCACCTCCGCCTCGCTTTTCGAAGCAGCTCCCAGAGAGTTAGAACGCAACATCTACTCACCCTTCACCTCTCtcattcttacttttctttcCTCGTCCAGCTACTGCTTCACTCATCctttcgatatcatcgataCCAAATCTGATTTGAGGTAATTCGGAATCATAGTCAACTTCATTGAGTGAGTTTGCTTGAGCCAACAGAGACGATAAAGTTGAAGTTGCAGGAGGTCTAGCTGAGGTTGATCCTGCTAGacctgatgatcttgttgagGTGTTCATGTTGACTGTGTGCGAAGTGATTGAGGGCCTTTCACAATGTTGGGATGTTTAGTAACAAGGActtggaagatgatcttgtttAAATTCAACTAGTTAAACGCGCCTCGAGTAAACTGAACTAAAACGCCACAACACACATAACTCCGCGTCGTAGACAAGTGATAGAATATATCGCCGCTAGGGTAATGAGTGGTGTATTATACGAAGTGGAGTATGAGTGGGGCTCTCCGCTCGTCATGTTTACCCACGTAATGAGTGAGTCAATTGACCGTATGCGGTTGACTCCGGGAGTGAGTGTTTTGAGCTGAGCTTGAACGGTGAGCTCATAATAACATAACGAGACCATCCAACACCCAAAAAAGATCACCTGTCTTACTTGCAACAATAAAAATACATCATCCCACTGTCATTTGCAACTCACAATCATACCaattccttcctttcaatCCCCTTTTCAAAGTATACAACATCAGAGAATATAGAAAGACGAGATGGCAGGTCCTCATTACGATTTGTAAGTAATCCCTCTCAAGCGATTCTTTGATCCCTGGGAAAACACATCAAGTGAAGACGTGAAGACGCGTTCCGAGAATTAAAGTGGATCAAACCCTTCGACATCTCCCATATTGTCAAACGGACACCAACATCCACTCGATTCGATAATCAGAGAGAGGTCTTATTTGAGTATGTACTGATTTGCTTGATCAATGTAGCTTGATCAAATTACTTCTTATTGGAGATTCCGGTATGTCAATTATAATTCACAAGGACAGTTAACACCTGAACAATACTGACTTGTACTTGATCGCATCTGTATTCAGGTGTCGGAAAATCATGTTTACTTCTTCGATTTTGTGATGACGCTTGGACCCCTTCGTTCATCACCACTATCGGTAAGTGGTTTCATCTTATGGCCTCATCCTGCAGATTCCTCTGGTTTCCCTAGCATTTCTTCTCGCTGTCCACTTCATCGGCGACCGTCGTTGGATTGTGGgaaatcatcactttgaGTAACACATACCATTTATGTTTCCCATGGGAGCAATGATACAAGGACTATCGCTTATGCCAATGTATGCGATAGGTATTGATTTCAAGATCCGAACTATTGAATTAGATGGAAAGAGGATCAAATTACAGATTGTGAGCTTCTAAGAACTTTCAACTCCCCTCATAGAGATCCTGTTGTCCCGTTGCCGGGACgatcaattgaaaatatTCGCAAAGTACCAGAGTAATGGCGCtgatcctttgatattcacCGATGATAGTGGGATACTGCTGGTATGTCTTTTACACTCTCAGTGTCGTGTCATCTTTTAGGCACTATCACTGCTTTTCCTGGATCGCGGTAGAGGACTCCTGCTGACCCTCGTGTTCAGGTCAAGAACGTTTCAGGACTATCACAACAGCTTATTACAGAGGTGCTATGGGTATCTTATTGGTGTACGATGTCACAGATGAAAAGTCATtccaaagtgagttgacttGCCTTGGATGAACCTGTCATATATCCGTAattcccttcccttccctcACACCACAAGGCTATACTATGTCCGGATCACCGGCATCGGAGATGTCTCTATAACATACTTTCTCGTTCCTTTCTGGCTTTTCTGCGCAGGATTGTTGGATTTCTTCCCCTTATagacatcatcattcaccgctgacctttcttcttgtacCCAGATATCCGAACTTGGCACGCCAATATCGATCAACATGCTTCACCCGGTGTAAACAAGATTTTGATTGGAAACAAATGTGATTGGGATGAGAAACGAACTGTCACCATTGAACAAGGCCGTGCTTTAGCCGATGAATTTGGACTAAGATTCTTGGAGACTTCAGCTAAAGCTaatgaaggtgttgaagaggCTTTCTTTACCCTTGCCAGGTGAGTGAACCCATCTCCAGTGTTCCAGATGTGTGCAGGAACGGTTCAGAAAGGTCAGATTTCAGGTGTTAAAAGGAACGCATACGGGCCCGTCATTTTCTGCATCCAAAACTTGGAATGCAGCAAAGACAAAGGGGGAGATGTTCTAAGGATCCCAAAAACTTAATTTACCGCGCTGAAATATGTTTTCGTACCCTCGCAGAGATATTAAGACACGACTTATCGACTCTCAACCTCAAGAAGCTGCACCAGTAGCTCTTGGAGCTGATCGACGAGGTGTAGATGTCAACAAGCAAACTAACACATCATCTGGTGGATGTTGTTAGGACTGGTCCCTCTCAGGGAAAGACTTTTGGTTAAATGCGACGAGGCGGCTTGTGGAGCAAGTGGTTCTTTCAGGTAGAGAAAGGTAGAGAAATCTCAATAGATCGGAAGAGACTAGTATGATTCGCGTTGTGTTGAGGGAACGGGGATGTTTCTATCATGATTTCCAAGTGACATACTTAGGAATCAGCCTTTTTACAATTTCATAACTGCTTTCTAAATCGTTTCTTTTTTCTGTTCAACCCATCAATCCATCTCACAATATtccattcttccttttctcttcattttGATAAATTCTCCCCTGTATTGTATGCGGATGATATTATATATACGATTTCAAGTACGCCCGATTCTTTTATCATCTAAATTAAATTGACCCAAGGAGGTCATCTCGCTTACGAAGAACGATATATCAACTTGACAAGACCGTTGTTTCACATTGAGATGTGATATTCCCATCAAAGATACAATAATATTCCCGTGTGGTACGGTCcttgatcaaagcaatcGTCGCATGGGCTGAGTGTCACTTAAGATAAAAGTGTAATCAACTTGTGTCTCTCccaagaaattgaaaataaATCTCACTTTTATGAGATATCGTTTATAAATTGATAAAAACCAAATGACATCTATCAACACACTGAAAAGTGAAACGTGCCTCATATTGAAATTGCCGGAGATGATATGTCGGCGATTCGGGAATCAAAAACTCAGGTAAAATATTGACAGGTATATTGCCTGATGTGGTAGTTTTGTGTTGTTACGTGATGCGCGCTGACTATTAAATATATTTCAATTACTTTTCTAAACGCACCGGGGGTTACAAGTTGTTGTTATTCTTTTTATTTGCACATCTTTCCCCCCCTCCTCATATTCACATTTTCACTATCATTGCCATCACAGCGATCATCTCAAAACAcatcatcgatttcatcatACTAATTATAAAACCTTTTATTTTCAATTGGTCTTTTTATTTGGCAACAATAAACCACGCTACTCTAATCccaaatcatccaatcaatctcatcatctcattATAGATTAGATAACAGATATATCAATATAATTATAATACCCTTTGAGGGTTTGGAAAAACAGAGAAAAACGAGAATGTCTGAAGCGGGGGGATCATCCGTACCTCCCTCTGATAATAACGGTAATTCAACGccaaaagtgagtattcagTCCTTTTTCGAGCATCTTTTCATCTGTGTTTATAGTTCACAGtgtacatgtatatatatgtatatgtatataacACGAATGAATATCCCCCATCCCTCTCACTCCATCATATCCAGGTCCGATGTCAAACCTTTTTGACATCACCATCGCATCAAATCTGAATCGGCGTTCTGATGCTCGATTACTGATATGAAATGATAACCGACAGGATCGACATGAGCCTAGAGGACGTAAACCCAATGATCAATTACCACCTTCGCGAGCGAGGGAAGTGCAAAGAGCGTTCAGACTACGTCGTGCAGAACATTTAGCTGCATTGGAGGAACGGATCTTACATCTAGAACAAGAAAATAATTCATTGAGAGCTTTATTGAATTTACCAATAACGGATAAAGGTAGGATCGGATCAGGTCCAACGGGAAGAGGTAAATCactgaaagaaggtggtgtacCAATGTCAGAAAGAGTTAGAGCTAGAAAAGAAGCAAGAGCAAGAGAACGTATAGCATTAGGTTTACCAATGGTTGAATCATCAGAAAATGAattggatatggaaatggatgaaagagattTAAGAAATACAGATACTTTATCTCCTAGATTGGGTGCAACTTCATCAAATACTCCACTGAATCATCAATTATCGTcgaacaacaacaacaataataataatgcccaacagcaacaacaacaacaacaacaacctcCGTTATTCACCAACCCACCTGGGAACGTATCACCCGCAGCATTCAATTATAATCTACCTATGCCATTCAATCTACCAGTTTCACCGGATACTCAATTCTCAGATTTCACAAATTCAGACCTGTACAAGAATACAGTTGGAAATGTGAATGTATCAGGTTCAACACCTAATTTTGGTGGTATGTTCAGCATGTTCGACACTCCTCCCCCTTCTACCTCTAATGATCAAAACCATAATAATGatcactcatcatcatcgaacaataacaacaacaacaacaatcatcatAATAACCATAAACcgatatcatcttcttcgtcaaatcagcatcatcaccaacaacatcaccaacagcatcaacaacagcagcagcaacaacaacaccaacaacagcagcaacaacaaccgCAAGGCGGACAACCTGTACAATTAGACTTATTGACGAGGTTGAAGTCATGTTGTCACGTATCAGATTCACACGTGGTGAATGATCCTGGATTATTAGTATTCGCAACTCGATTGTGTCAACAGTTCGGTTGTTCATTCAATGGTTCCCATTtagatccaaatccacatTCTGATAATGAACATTTGACATTAGAAGACTCATGGAGATCATTAAAGATGACTTTGGATCCAGTAGGTGATCCAGATGGTGAAAATAGAATTAATACAGGTAAAATGGCGAGTGAATTAGTTATCAGAGCTGCTCAATCAAGAGGTGGTAACAATCCAAATTCAGGTTGGATAATGTGTAGATATAGAGAAGGGTTGAGTATTAAGAAAAGTATGGTTCAAGCTTTGGTTCAAGGTTTAGGTGGGAAATTGGATTAAGGATCTTCTTCGGCTTTTGTATTAATTCTCGAAATTAGGCTCAAGGGATTACGAGTCTGATTTGGTTCTTCGGGCTGTGGTGCGATCAGCCATTCGAATATAGACAAGGTATGTGTATGTTTTCGGAATAGCCAATGGACGGATACACCAAATTCAAATAGATTAAACAATAGATCCAGGGGTAGAATAAGTTGACATCATTAACGATTTGTTATTTACGATTGATTGTATTTTATGGGATGTCACGTTGTGTCGTGTATGTTCGAACGATATCATGACGGGTCCATCTGATATCATTATGTGcttggaaaggaagaaatgcATCTAACGTCTGCGAAACGGCGTAGAGGTCCGAAATGAGTCTTGAGTGGAGATATGCCCAAAATACCTCCACTTTACAAGACCGCTCCCATTTGACGGCGGTGTTTTGTTGAGTTGTGCATCACCTTTTATCCTTttgtctcatcatcaactccgAACCACCACTATCTTCTACGATGTTGGGTGAGCTACTCAATCCTTGCAGATAGCTCGAGATGTCCAGCTGATTGTGTCTTGACAGTCGTCGGCTTGACTGGAGGTATCGCCTCAGGTACGCCTTGCCCTAAACTAGTCACACTTACTCTCCATCGCGATACTTACATGTTGGCTTCATAGGCAAATCAACGGTATCAAGTCTGTTTTCAAACAGACACAACATCCCAATCATAGACGCAGATCTACTAGCTAGAGAAGTGATTGAGCCTGAGACAGTAGGATATCAAAAagtgattgatcattttggTGCAGATAGAATATTGCAAGATGACGGATATAGTTTGAATAGAGCATCGTTAGGTGAAATAatattcaatgatgaaaacGAAAGGAAGTGGTTGAATAACCTCATACACCCATTGGTAAGGAAGGAGATTGTTAAAAGGACGATGAAATATTGGTTCAAAGGTCATTGGTGTGTCATAGTGGATGTACCATTACTCGTTGAAGCGGGCATGTGGAAGTTTACAGGTGAAATTTGCATCGTTTACATGTAAGTCCCCGGGGAAGGGGATGGGATGGGGCGGTCTCTATCGCTGCCAGCTGACTTGTCAATGTAGAAATGAGAAACTTCAATTATCCCGATTAATGTCCCGATCCCAAACGATCAATGCACCTTTAACCCAGACGCAAGCTAGTTCAAGGATAAATTCTCAAATGGCCTTATCACAAAAGTTATCCTATGCAACATCCGTACTAGATAACTCGGGGTCGTTACAGGATTTGACCGGCCAGGTAGATCGCTTAGTagggaaatggaaaaaggGTCAAGGTGGGAAATCAGGTTGGTGGTGGAAAGTATGTTGGTTATTACCTCCCGTAGGACTCACTGCAGGAGCATTAGTCTTGTTGGGTAGATGGTGGAAGGGGAATcaaaaagagagaagaagagcaaggGGTGAAGTGGAGAGAAACCCTtcaaaagaggaaaataTCGAATTGagagatatgagaagaagaactggaaGTAGTAGTATCACCGATGATCAGTAAATATCATAATGTGAAAAACATAGCTTCGTTCATAATCCGTCGGTctttcatgtatatatacagtacTGTTGGCTAGCAGCGCTGTGCTCATTATCCTCGTTCTCATTGTTATCGTCGTCCTACTCTGTCCAACtgacatc contains:
- a CDS encoding GTP-binding protein ypt2 codes for the protein MAGPHYDFLIKLLLIGDSGVGKSCLLLRFCDDAWTPSFITTIGIDFKIRTIELDGKRIKLQIWDTAGQERFRTITTAYYRGAMGILLVYDVTDEKSFQNIRTWHANIDQHASPGVNKILIGNKCDWDEKRTVTIEQGRALADEFGLRFLETSAKANEGVEEAFFTLARDIKTRLIDSQPQEAAPVALGADRRGVDVNKQTNTSSGGCC
- a CDS encoding dephospho-CoA kinase: MLVVGLTGGIASGKSTVSSLFSNRHNIPIIDADLLAREVIEPETVGYQKVIDHFGADRILQDDGYSLNRASLGEIIFNDENERKWLNNLIHPLVRKEIVKRTMKYWFKGHWCVIVDVPLLVEAGMWKFTGEICIVYINEKLQLSRLMSRSQTINAPLTQTQASSRINSQMALSQKLSYATSVLDNSGSLQDLTGQVDRLVGKWKKGQGGKSGWWWKVCWLLPPVGLTAGALVLLGRWWKGNQKERRRARGEVERNPSKEENIELRDMRRRTGSSSITDDQ